The genomic segment TTCGGGGTGCCGATCTCTGCCGCCATGACGAGTTACTCGATGACCTGGGTGACGACGCCGGAGCCCACGGTGCGGCCGCCTTCGCGGATCGCGAAGCGCTGGCCCTGGTCCATCGCGATCGGCGTGTGCAGCTCCACCGAGATCGTCACGTTGTCGCCCGGCATCACCATCTCCG from the Myxococcota bacterium genome contains:
- a CDS encoding elongation factor Tu, which encodes EMVMPGDNVTISVELHTPIAMDQGQRFAIREGGRTVGSGVVTQVIE